Proteins encoded together in one Mugil cephalus isolate CIBA_MC_2020 chromosome 16, CIBA_Mcephalus_1.1, whole genome shotgun sequence window:
- the LOC125022201 gene encoding zinc finger protein 503-like — translation MITSPTVSVLRNSTNPAWESGSSGEKGAAKISQLSVYNSVSPADPSRQASRLPIKVLKMLTARAGHILHPEYLQPLPSTPISPIELDAKKSPLALLAQTCSQIGKPDPPSSSKLSSVTSNGSSDKEGRSGPLKMSDIGADDKSSFKPYSKSSDKKDSSSSSLSGDKNSFRVPSATCQPFTPRTGSPSSCTSVSPLPSDGKAGDKEEKKESDSNKSSTTENSGSHRISGITSDGNQHQENTSGSKTVTSDSTSVTSSSSSVLGSGLVAPVSPYKPGHTVFPLPPAGISYPGSLAGAYAGYPQTFLPPGMTLDPTKSSSQLLSAQFAAASSLGCSKAGTSPLAGASPPSLMSASLCRDPYCLSYHCSSHLSSAASANCAHDSAAAAAAANALKSGYPLMYPTHPLHGVHTSAPSFSGHHLYPYGFVLPNDPLPHVCNWVSANGPCDKRFSSSEELLSHLRTHTAFAGTEKLISGYPGSTSLANAAAAAAMACHMHMPHNGSPGSPSTLALRGPHHPLGLSSRYHPYSKSPLPTPGASVPVPAAAGAYYSPYALYGQRLTTASALGYQ, via the exons ATGATCACATCGCCCACGGTCTCTGTCCTGAGAAATAGCACGAATCCAGCGTGGGAGAGCGGCTCCTCGGGGGAGAAGGGAGCAGCGAAGATCAGCCAACTGTCCGTCTATAACTCAGTCTCTCCCGCAGACCCCTCTCGCCAAGCCAGTCGGCTTCCCATAAAGGTTTTGAAAATGCTTACGGCTCGGGCAGGACACATTTTACACCCGGAGTACCTTCAGCCTTTACCGTCCACTCCTATCAGTCCCATCGAG cTGGATGCCAAGAAGAGTCCGCTGGCCCTTTTGGCCCAAACGTGCTCTCAGATCGGCAAACCGGACCCGCCGTCGTCCTCCAAGCTGTCCTCTGTAACCTCGAATGGATCTAGTGACAAGGAGGGCAGATCCGGCCCGTTGAAGATGAGTGACATCGGAGCCGACGACAAATCTAGCTTCAAACCTTACTCGAAATCGTCAGACAAGAAGGAttcgagcagcagcagcctcagtgGAGATAAAAACAGTTTCCGAGTGCCTAGCGCCACCTGTCAGCCGTTCACCCCCAGGACAGGCAGCCCCAGCTCCTGCACCTCAGTTTCTCCACTGCCGTCTGATGGCAAAGCGGGGgacaaggaggaaaagaaggagtcCGACAGCAATAAAAGCAGCACGACAGAGAACAGCGGCAGCCATAGGATAAGTGGAATTACCTCTGACGGCAACCAGCACCAAGAAAACACATCTGGGTCTAAGACTGTTACATCAGACTCTACGTCCGTaacctcatcctcctcctccgtcctcggCTCTGGACTGGTGGCCCCCGTGTCCCCCTATAAGCCCGGCCATACAGTTTTTCCCTTGCCACCTGCTGGCATTTCCTATCCTGGAAGTTTAGCGGGTGCGTATGCGGGCTACCCGCAGACGTTCCTCCCTCCCGGAATGACCCTTGACCCCACCAAATCCAGCAGCCAGCTTTTGAGCGCGCAGTTTGCAGCTGCCAGCTCACTGGGATGCAGTAAAGCAGGAACTAGCCCCTTAGCCGGAGCGTCCCCGCCGTCTCTAATGTCCGCCAGTCTGTGTCGAGACCCGTACTGCCTGAGCTACCACTGCTCGAGCCACTTGTCGAGCGCGGCGAGCGCGAACTGCGCGCATGACTCTGCGGCCGCCGCTGCGGCGGCCAACGCGCTCAAGTCCGGATACCCGCTCATGTACCCGACGCACCCGCTGCACGGCGTGCACACCTCGGCCCCGTCTTTCAGCGGACACCATTTATATCCTTACGGGTTTGTGTTGCCCAACGACCCCCTGCCGCACGTGTGCAACTGGGTGTCTGCTAACGGACCTTGCGACAAGcgcttctcctcctccgagGAGCTCCTCAGCCACTTGCGGACTCACACGGCCTTCGCGGGCACGGAGAAGTTGATATCCGGGTACCCGGGGTCAACGTCTCTCGCcaacgccgccgccgctgctgctatGGCTTGTCACATGCACATGCCTCACAATGGCAGCCCGGGGAGCCCCAGCACACTGGCCCTCAGGGGCCCACATCACCCACTCGGACTCAGCAGCCGCTACCACCCCTACTCAAAGAGTCCCCTGCCCACACCAGGGGCTTCTGTGCCGGTTCCTGCTGCCGCTGGAGCATATTACTCCCCGTACGCCTTGTACGGACAAAGACTGACGACAGCCTCGGCCTTAGGATACCAGTAG